The following nucleotide sequence is from Schistocerca serialis cubense isolate TAMUIC-IGC-003099 chromosome 4, iqSchSeri2.2, whole genome shotgun sequence.
GAAATCATAACTCAACGTGAAAGCTGTGAAGTTAATGATAGTTATGATATTGCAATTGCGACAGGAGATTACACATACAAATTATTTTTGTCAAGAGTTTTCGTTTCAGCTCCATCGATTCCCAGTTTAAAAACATCGATTTAAGGAGTTTCGCTACTCTTTACTTATCACGATACAACTGCTGCCATGAAATTTAATATGTTGTAAATTTACAGACAATCTTGATTAGAAGGATTCAGttgttaattagaattttcttattCAGTGGTATACCACTTATGTCCAGTTACCTGCGTGGGTAGCGATGAGTTTCGGGAGGTAAAGAACTACCTTATCTACTACCAATTACGACAATAATTTTGCCCACTTCCTCTAAGAAAATTTTCGTTCTAGTTACTTGTccttcaaaccccccccccccccccctcccttctgaacccacagattccatattctgctaacagtcattggatctcgacgaacgcgagcagcaatgtcgcgataggataaaccgcaatcgcggtaggctacaatccgacctttatcaaagtctgaaacgtgatggtacgcatttctcctccttacacgaggcatcaaaacaacgtttcaccgggcaacgccggtcaagtgctgtttgtgtatgagaaatcggttggaaactttcctcatgtcaacacgttgtaggtgtcgccaccggcgccaaccttgtgtgaatgctctgaaaagctaatcatttgcatatcacagcatattcttcctgtcggttaaattttgcgtctgtagcacgtcatcttcgtggtgtagcaatttcaatggccagtagtgtaattcctcattttttcaaccgaaactgaccgagaaaaaaaagtgccgcgttacttactgaatgcctctcGTGACACGCCGCCAACTGGTGACGTCCCGCAGGACGCCATGGGTCGAaggagacgggtggaatcggatcaTGAGCTTGACCCAATTATGCAGCAATGTGCGAAAATGCGTCGGTGGCAGGTAACACATAAAGACTGAAAAGCTGACCTGTTACAGGCTTACATAACATTGTAATCGATGTTATTAAGGCTAATTAGTAGTCGAAGCTGTAGACAGTAGACTTTCTGTTTACGTAaccaaattagtttttttttttcataacgcCGTATACTTTGTGGTTGCTTTCAGTCATTCTTCGGGAGAACCTACAACAACATGAACTCCATTTCGGAATGCAAGAACAACAACGAGTGTATTATCGACAAGAAGAATCGGACCTCCTGCAAGGCGTGCCGCCTCAAGAAGTGCATCGAGGTCGGCATGTCCAAGAGCGGCTCCCGCTACGGCCGGCGCTCCAACTGGTTCAAGATTCACTGTCTGCtgcaagagcagcagcagcagcagcagcaacagcagcagcagcagcagaaggggCAGGACGGTGGTGGCATGGGCGGCGGCGGGCTGCCCCTGGGGGCGGCGTCACTGTTCGGCGGCGCGCCGCCCGGCCTCTACCCGCCCTCCTTCTTCGCCGGGCTCAACGGAGCCTTTCCCGTGCTGCCGCCGTCTCCGCTGCCCAAGCGCCGCAAGCTCGAGTCCAGCAGCTCCGACGACTCCTCCGGCGCGTCCTCCGTTGACGACGAGGCCGCCGCCATCACTGCAGGGTACGTATTCTCGAAGCCCAGGCACTCCTAACTCTTCAGTCAATACAGCTACATTCTGGATTGTGGGTACAGATTGCCGGAGACGCCCCCTGAGATCAACAGGATTTTACGAACGTAAGTCCAGAGAGCACGATTTTCATACTGAACGTAATCTTGTACAAGATATTCCTGTGCTTCTCACAAAACGCCTCACAGAGGAGGTGTACTTCCACTTACTCCGGAATATTCCACTTTTCGTATTGAAAGAAGTGCCTTTGGCACTCCGGAAGATCTACAGAGTGATGGTCATCAAGCTGTGTTTAGGTAAGCAGAGGTTCCTTGCTATTTGTCTCGCAGAGTCTGACTTCCTCCAGTTGCACAGGAAACGCTAAATGTTCAGAGGAGTAGATCGAGCTCGCTGCTTTTTGTTTTCATCAGAAGTTTTTGACATATTTCAACTAAAAAATCGGCGGGAATTATCGAACTTGTGTGAGCTTCAGAGGGATTGAAAATGcatagaagaaaaaaatacagaaacaggAAGGAAGGCAGCAGTCAGTCGCAACTCAGCACATAGTATTATACATGTAGATCTCAGCTACAGAATAGCTTTCGTGTGCTagaaacataataaataaaaataatcagtgATATTGAACTCGCTGATACCTCTGTGTTTCATATATCATATATCATATGACAACATCTATtctgtagctgaaatctagatctgcaataaagaACAGATTGGCAATTGAGTAGTCACTGATTGTCGACTTCCTGTTTTGGATTGCTTCACACTCGTCGAGCACAGTGGTTCCAGTGGAATCCAACATGATGAAAAAATACTTCTGTAAACTACTGCTATCTTCCAAATGTGTGGGAATATTATACCCGAATTTATTACAGTGAATTACACAAACAAGTCACTTTTGTTTAATACGATACTAGCTAAATACCCCGGTTTTGTCCAGGTATTTATCTATTTCATCTTACATATGACCTCCTTACTACTTGATGGCATTCCAACTGCCTCTTCATACACTCTCTGTGTCTTTGTCTTTCAGCTCCGTTCCTACAATCGCTTCCTTTTTCACCTGCCGATTTCCTATCTGCCACATGCGCCTATACCTCTCTCTCCtcacctctctctttgtccatctgttCCTGTATCTCTCTCTGTGCGTCTCCTCATCCTCCATCTTCTATGCATCACCCACTCCACATTCTCCAGTCCATGTATTCCTACACTTCACCTCCTCTCTCGCTGTTCACTTCCCCCTGCTCCTCTCTGTTTGTCCATCACTGCTCCTCCGCCCCACTCTCACAGTATACCAAGCTCCTCCACACCCCTAgctcatcttctccttccccttctctacTCAACTTCTACTCCCGCTCTCTCTACTCTTTTTTTTCTCCCACCTCTCActattgtgtgtgtgaaatcttatgggacttaactgctaaagtcatcagtccctaagcttacacactacttaacccaaattgtcctaaggacacacacccatgccggagggaggactcgaacctctgccgggaccagccgcacagtccatgactgcagtgtcttacactgctcggctaatcctgcgtggccTCTCACTGTTCATCTACTCCTGCTCCATCTCCCTATCCATCTAATCTTGCCCCTCTCCCTACCACCTGATACACCCTCTGTCCTTAAACATTAAATCTTGCCCACCCTTCCCATGCAACTCCTCCaatccctctctctttgtccaccgCCTCCTTCCCCTCTTCATCTCATCCTCCTCTTCTGCCTCCTCCCTgactctgtccctctcctcctcccccttctgctGCCCATCTCCTCTCACTCAGTTCTGTCTGTTCATGCTATCATGCCATTTACCTCCCTACTAATGTTGTGCAGGATAGCCTGTATGGCAGGGGTTGATAAAAACACTTTTTACCACACATTTATGCTCGTGTTAGAGCTATGAAGTTATAAATCACACAGTGCTGCTACTTGTAAAGCATTTTGTTTCTGTGCCACATGAGGTTGAAATCGATACAGAGGTTTTTAAGGAGATcctggacatacatacatacatattgctACTTTACTTTATATGTAGATTAGCAGATATTGTATCGCAAAATAAGGCATCTTTTAGTATGGTGTGGAAAGTACTGAAGAtcgtgtttgtatgtatatatttcatttcttttgaggaagaaaacagaaaaaataaataaagaataatgaaattaacGTTATTATACATAGAAATGAAAAGCAGTTATTGGCTGAGGTCTGTTTCATCAAAAGACAACATTTTATCGTCTATAAAGTCCTAATGAATCATAAATAATTGTCATTTACACATACAAAAAATTGGTTGTTTGTTTTGGAAAACTGCTACATCTCTGATCTTCTTTTAGAGACAAAAATTAAGGCAGTCGACATCTTAAAGAGTGGTTTGAACTCTCACAATGATTCACTAAGCATAGTCATTTGGGATGAGGGATACCCCATCTTCTTCCGTCCTTAGTACTGTTCGTATCAGCTGGTTGTAGGGTGACCTATAGTTGACTGCGTAACTTAGTATTTATCATAGCAAAAAATAATTGCCGCAGGTGAAAAACGTGTTTGCTGTTAGCGAATGTACTCACGTCGGTCGTAGGCTGCTGCAGCACAGTAACGCcagatttctccgcactgtcccaACGGGTATGTTCGtcttacgtctcacattgatttctgcggttatttcacgaagtgtttcttgtctgttagcactgacaactctacgcaaacgccgctgctctcgatagttaagtgaaggctgtcagctgcTGCGTTGTCAACGGTGAGAAATAACGTCTGAAATATGGTACTCTCGGTACACTCCTAACAATGTGAATATCGAAATATTAAATTCAAAACGATTTCCGAAACtagatgtcccatgtgtctaggtccaactaccattccgcgttcagagtctcttaattccatcgtgcggtcataatcacttcggaaaccttgcCACATGAGTCACAGGAGTACAAATAAcgcgcatatcgctattccatgacgttTATCACCTCATGGTAAAGTACCGCTATTCATCGATCGACGTTTGGATACCCCGATTCGTTGTAATGTGCCAGACATTGCGTGTTCACTTCACTACAAGTTGCGAACAATGACAGTGACTTCCGTCCTGTTATACTGTGTTTTCTGAAACTGAAGAGCAACCTTGTGTGTGTGCACAGGCTCATGTCGCGACTGCACGGGGGCCCGCGGCCGCCGCCGCTGTACCACgggccggcgccgcccccgcacgGATCGCCGCAGCTGcagccggcgccgcccccgcaggCGCGCTTCCTGTACCCCAGCCTGGCGGCGCGCACGCCCGTCAACGGCGCCGGCGTCGGCGCgcccgggggcggcggcgggctGCTGGTGCTGGGCGGCGACCTGCTGCTGTGCAGCCCCGCACTGGCCGGCGTCGCCGTCGAGCAGGACCAGCCCATCGACCTGTCGGTGCGCGGCCGCCCCAAGTGCTGCTCCGATTCCGCACCCAGCTCGCCGCCCTCGGCGGCCGCCGACTGCGACGAGGCGCTCGACAGCACCGACGCCGCCGACCGCCAGCGACGGGACGGTCGGTCGACGCCTCTCGACCTCACCAACAAGAGGGCGGCCGAAGTCCCCCAGTTTGGCTGAGGACCACTTGACCTTCCTACACCAGATGAACTCATATAGGCAACGGTTGAACCACCTCCTCTGCTTGTCCTCAACTGGGCTAAGGAATTGTTTCGGGGTGATCGACCAACGCCTCGCGATCACACCAACAAGAGGGGTACCGAAGTCCCCCAGTTTGGCTGAGGTCCACTTGACAGACCGACACCAGATGAACTCGTATTGGCAGCGGTTGGATTGCCTCCGCTGCTTGTCCTCAACTACGATTAATGAATTGTTTCGGGTTGAACGGTAACGCCTCTCGGCCTCACCAGCAAGAGGGTGGCTGAAGTATCCCAGTTTGGCTGAGAGCCATTTGACCTGTCCGACACCAGATGAACTCACATTGGGAGCGATTGGATTGCCTCGCCTGCTTCTTCTCAGCTACCATCAAGGAATTCTTTCAGGGTGATCGACCAACGTCTCTCGATCTTCCCAAAAAGAGGGTGACCCATTTCCCCTGACCGTCTGACACTACGTGAACTTCTATCTGCAGGGGTTGGATTTGCCTCCTCTGTCTGTCCGCAGTCACGGTGAAGGAGTTATTTTGGGATCGTCAGTCGACTCCTCTCGACCTCACCAACAAGATGACTGCCGAAGACCACTTGAGTGTCTAACGCTACGCAGGCTCATATCTGCAGCGGTCTACTTGTATTCAACTGCGGCTAAGGATTAGTTGTGGAATATTCGTTCCCAGTAAACTCGTAACGATAGTGCATTCGGGCTGGAAGAAACTGGTTCACTTTCTGctacaggaaaaaaaaataaaataaactgatggCATATAACAATTTGAGGAACGGCCTGATACTagtttacatatttttatgcaaGTGTGCTTCCATATCTGAACTGACAGTACCATAGAGGATGCGAGATCCATCCCTAGTACTGCCAAATATTTTGTGTCGATAAGAGGAGCAGACTGATGTACACCTAGTGAAGACAGTTGAGTAGCTGCAGCTCCCAAAGTGTCATTAGTGGATCACGGAGAGAGTGTTATGCTGGGGAAAAGTTCATTCAGTAGTTTTGTGTGCAGACGTCTTAGAATGAAACAATGACTTCTACACATTTACCTGTTCTCTCGACATGAtcattgattattttgtatgttgttACATATGTGCGGATTCACACCATCTTTCAATGCTTATCTTGTAAGTACGAAACTCCAGCTGCATCCAGTTCTATTCTCCCCCTGAAGTTTCAACTGCATAGTGTTTGAATATTATCTGAATCCACTCACTGAATAAAGAGACGTGTAAACATTTAGCAGCCGTAGCTGCAGTTGAAACAAGAAAATGATTATAGCTGCGCAACCGAAATGTCGTTTGAGCAATCATTTCACCGGTAAAACTTGAAGATGCACGATGTGCGCCTATCTGTCGATGCTCAGAATATGTGAAATGCCCCAGCGAAAGACACCATAAGTTTACTAACTAGGTGCCATCTTATGTTAATGATAGAAAGCACCACTTGATACAGGGCTGCAAGTATCTTCTGTTCTCCCGTTTCACAGAAGACTTTAATCCAGACATCTTTCAGAATTGCGAAACAGCATCTCGTACGGGCTGTTCTTACAGTGCACTAGCGAAGTAAACGAAATAACTACGTACTGCATCTTACGTCACCTCCAATTACTTCTAGTACCTTAACGCCATAGATAATCTGATAGGGTACTGCGAAGCTCTGTTTTGAGGTTTCTATGAAGTAATTCGCATCAGCAATAACTAGGCCGAAGGAAGCTACTTTGGGGAGACCACAGCGGCAAGGCGCCAAATGCTTGACAGACGGAAATCGTGCGGACACGATTAGGACTGAATGGCTAGTCTCGTCGCCGTGTCCAAGGGGATGCCTGTTTTCAATTTCATGCGCACTTCATTACGGAGTGCCCTCACCTAccactaatacttctttaatgGGCAGTGCTGAAAAGCAATCTCCTATCGCGAGGTTAATTTACGAAGCAACTGAGAAAATGAAATTGACTAAAGCTAATGTATTTTAAAGGACCGAATTTATCACGCTTGCCATTTTAAATTAACTCCTTGAGTGGCTCACTTTTATTGGACCGGTAATGACCTGGAACAGGGAGACCATACCTAGCTGTTAATATCATCTCAGTTCCTTTTAATGAAGACATAATACACTTTCGTACAACTCAGTTCATTAGGAAAGCATCACATTCATTTGCATAATGGATCTCTGGTAACGACGTACTCATCTTGCTGGCGATCAGGATTACCAAACCTATAGCATACAGCGCTTGTGGCACTGGAAAACGGGGCCTGCCAAGGAGTGCAAGATGTATGCCGATAATTGGCAGCGATAGCTACGAACGCGCTTTATTTGCGTATCTAAACGGGGATTGCGGaattccttgtgaatctgctttATTTCAGTAGCTACAGATACGCTCTGTTAAGGTTTCCTTGAATGAAGTAGTGAAAACTCGACTGTGCAGATGTTTATTCCTTCCTAATTGAAGGAACGCTTTAAATGGCCAGTTTTTTTATTAAATAGATTACGTTGTCTGCTTCTTTTAGTATTTATCAGCATTACAAAAACTCAAATTAGCAGATATTCTATCTTCATTTTTTTTACGACGAAAACTGAAGCCTCCTTAAAGGATTTTTTTAGGCTTACTACCGCATGTTCTTTACAGGAGGCATATATTTTTGTATGATAATATTACTCGATTTAATGTGTGTTAAGACAATTGTAAATACTTACTTTTGTTGCATATTCTTTAGTATCTTGTTTGCTTttttgtaaaatattatgtattttgttattatttaagTAATTCAGTGGAGCAGATGAGTTTCATAGCGTGCTGATATACGCACTTCGTGCACTGTTCCTTGGGAAACATTTACGTCCACTTTCACTGTTGGAGCTCCAACGTATCAAAACAAGGCCAGTAATCAACAAAAGTattgtttcacaataaaatgttattcgtGCTTAAAACtggtttttcgtttttatttttgatTTGCTTCTTGGTAACATTGTACAGATTTTGAACACACGGTGCCTTGTTTGTCACAAACTATTTTACAGCAGTCTTAAAGGACATCCACTACTCCAGTTGTAGTACGGTGAACAATAGTTTACAGAAACTCTAACGGGAGGCAATCACGAGAATGAACTTACACAACTTTTGATGATATTACAGCTACATGGTGAACCCGGATACATCTGTCACTAGTGGCCGGTGCTGTGCCAGCAGATCCAGTAGAACAAATTTCACTGACTCACAACGCAAATCTTCTAGAATTTGTAACGCTACACAAGCTTCCATACCAAACTCAAATACCACCCATCTGGAAGAAAGGCTAATTCACGAAACACTTTCAGTTTCTAACCGTTGCCCAGCACACAGGAAGATAACTCAATGTCGAAAGCTGTGGAAGTTTACGTCCAAGACACAAAATTAAGGTGAATATACCTACCTTTACAATAACGCAATACATTTATGGTAAAATAAGTCTTAAGTGCTACAACTGGCAAATGGAAGCCgatataatgaaaagtatgaataaCATTATTTGTCCTTCAGTGGATTCAAGAATTCTGAGCTATAAATTCAGAAAGCGGCGGTTTGATTTTGCTATCGCAACCACTAGAAATATACGCTTTTGAACAGAAACAACATACAGATACGTAATAGAACTACGACAGTTTTTATCATCTACAGCTTCCTGATGCAGAAAGGAAGTTATTTCTTCATGTCTTAGCACAAGCTCAACCAGCCTGTCCCttctttttttcattgttttccatatatttttttctttgtcgGTTCTGTGGAGATCCTACtcgtttcttatcttatcagtccatataattttcaacatccttgtatACACCACATTCCAAACGCTTGGATTCTTTCCTTGTGTGGTTTTTATACAGCGCATGatacactacaatacaatgctgttctccaaacaaatatcctcagaaatatcttcctcaaaataAAATCTGTGTTTGATCCTAGTAGTTGTCTTTTGGTCAGAAATGCCATCTTTACCTGTGTAAGTCTgctatttatgtcctccttgtctGCTATTTATGTCCTATCTTGTTTCCAGgatagtagaattccttcacttcatataATTCCTGGTACacaatgttaagtttatcgctcatATCGTTTCTGCTACTCTACATAACTTTCGTCTCTCTTTGGTTTACCCTCAGTTCATATCTTATTCTAATGAAACTGTTCATTCTATTGAACTGCTCCTGTaatgttcttcactttcaccgaggagaGCAATGCATCATCGAATCTATCAGTGGCACATTATACTCTTAACTTTATTACCATTCCTGAAATCTTGTTTTactttgtcattgcttcttcgatgtacgtacGGAGGATTACAGGTGAAAGAATGGTACTCTATTTTACTCCCTATATCGTTCCCGATTATCCTTTCTTAATTTTACTTCTTGGtatttgcacatattgtatattacccgtctctccctatagattatacctatttttctgagaatttcgaacatcttggactGTTTTAATCATCGTACGCTTTTTCGAGGTGATCTTTTACGTCTTCCATTACCAAtcgcaacgttagaactgcctctctggtgcatttatgTTTTCTAAACTCAAACAAATCTTCatctatttttcatttttctgtatattactgCTGTCAGCAAattggaagcatgagctgttaggctaattatgcgatagttctcgcacttctcTGCTCTTGCTACCTTCGGGATTTTGTGGATGATATGTTTTCGGAAGTCTCATGCTTTATATCCAGTCTCATAGGCTCTACAGACTAACTCGAATAATCGTGTTGTAGTCACTTCCCCCACTGGTTTTAGAATTTCCGAAGGAATGTTGTCTGTCTCTTCTGCCGTAtctgatcgcaagtcttccaaagatcTGTTAAACTCTAATACTGTATGACCTACGTATTCCATATCGATAccctttcttcttctgtcacgccaCCATGCAGTTACTTCCCAtcgtagagaccttcagtgtactctttacacCTAACCGCGTTTAAACCACGGGATTTCCACCGCTTTTAAGTTCACCGAagggtgttttgactttcctatatgttgaATCACCCATTGCGGCGAcaatttctttttagatttatgCAAATTTATCCTGCAGGCATTTCGCCTTGGTCTCCCTATACATCctttttacttcattcctaagtgacttacccAGCTGTATTCCTATCTTTTTCTTAATATTGCTTCATTCCTCGATCAATTGGTTTCTTCCGTTACCTAGGGTTCTTCGCAATCATCTTCCTTGAACTTATTTTTTCTGTCCATTCCACATCAACTGAATTGATTGTTGGGGTATTAATTATCGAAGTATCTACATCCTTGAAAAACTTTAAAAGCATCTATtcattcttcagtacttcagtGTCCCGGCTCTTTGCACATTGGTCCTCTGGTTCTCTCAGAAATAGACATATTTTCAGACTGAAGTATGCGACTTTATAAATGTTTATATTATAATATGTGGCGTCAAGATCACTTTATAATTAGGATATTTATATTACCGGATAACGGCAATTCATTGTCGTTGTCAGATGTGATTAGTCCAGTAACAGCTTCATCACGATTTATAACAATTCTAGTACACTTTGATCATCATGAAGTTGAGTGAAATATGTCAATGAATTATACAGATCGCCGTTACGTAGTAAAGAGAAAAATCAGTTGATGACAATTCAAATATTAACTTTAGATACAAATCCTAACGACGAACAGAAATTATTCCAACACGTAACAACCTTCACCCAAGAGGCGTAATCTTTTACCAGATTAACTGTCAACATTCTGCTCTGTGAGTATGAAAAactgtttctttaatgcagtgttcaAAAGTATACCAACATAATAAATGTAAACCGTATGGAATCATCAACAGTCGTCACATTTGATGTACAAACTTCAGGAGATAAGCGAACATATTCAGTATCTCTTATAATTCTGTCACGCAGTTTTGGGTGAGCTGCACTGGAATTCCAAATAGTATCGTCACTTGAACTCTAAAGTAGGGTTGTATGTGAAAATGGAGCAGGCTGTAGGACAATATCGCCACGATCAGTTCATCGCCGAGGAAATTGAACATTAGTGTGGTCTCTACAGTGCGTGCATGGTTTGCCgtagttctgtcacgtttaaccCATATGAACCGGCCAATAACTATGTGTATGTGTCCCGGAATGTTTGTGAtgacatttttccttgtttgtgGTATTACCCTTTGTCGATCTCCGTCTAAGATTAATTAATTGTCCATGACTCACTAATTAGTTCCACCGACTGTTTCATGTAGTTCCTGaaataattgtataaaatattgtCGCCAAATTAACATTACGTAacgattcctttgaaagagtaATCGATAATATTAATCGAAACTGTGTTCGCAGAAGCGTTCCGGATCAAAGGACAACCGTTCTATCGTACTGACAGGGTTGAACAGCCGTGTTGAGGCCACGAATTGATTCCTGAGCTGGAAAATATTTGGGGAGACCTTCCTTCTGATCTCGCAAAGTAATTTGTAAAGATAGGAATCATGGTAGGttgaaatggcgctgagcactatgggacttaacatctgcggtcatcagtcccatagaacttagaactacttaaacctaactaacctaaggacatcacacacatccatgtccgaggcaggattcgaacctgcgaccgtagcggtcgcgtggttccagactgaagcgcctagtaccgctcggccacacgggccggcaatcATGGTAGAACTATATGTTTCGTCTATGACTTTTAGTGTAAGCTATGACGAGGTGAAAGTATAGAATTACGTTAAGCGTGAAAGAAATCAAGGGAAAATAGCACCGAGGTTTTGCCACGCACGTGGAGTGTAACTTCCTACTGAGTGACCTCAGTGGCGCACTGACCCGGTGCCGAAGGTACACACTTATCGTTCTCAGAGATGGCGGCAAGACGAGTCTTCTCGTTAACACTGTCCACCTAAAAGCGATCCGGGTAACAGTACTGTAAGCATAAATGGCATGTAACGTTTTGCAGACAAAACCTGAACCCAGATTGACCTATTAACTTTTTAAATTCCAGCGTTGGAATTCCGACAATATTCATGCCACCTTCGGCTATTTCCGGCTCTGCGGCACACCAGAATCTGATCTACTTGTTAGCTTTGCAACTCACACTTaactgtttggcagagggttcataaacCCACTTTCACACTACCTCTACATATACTTCTCACTCCGAAAATGTGGCGGAGGGTATTCCTGGTACCACCAACTGACGCCTCgttccctattccactcgcgattgtcggtatgcccctgtattagctctaatttctcgaaatttctcaTCGTACTCATTTCGCGAAATATCTATAGGACGAAGCAGTAAGTCTGACTCTTCCCATAAAAAAAAGCTCTCTAAATTTCGATAATAAACTATGTCTCG
It contains:
- the LOC126474576 gene encoding protein embryonic gonad-like encodes the protein MTMNQQCKVCGEPAAGFHFGAFTCEGCKSFFGRTYNNMNSISECKNNNECIIDKKNRTSCKACRLKKCIEVGMSKSGSRYGRRSNWFKIHCLLQEQQQQQQQQQQQQQKGQDGGGMGGGGLPLGAASLFGGAPPGLYPPSFFAGLNGAFPVLPPSPLPKRRKLESSSSDDSSGASSVDDEAAAITAGLMSRLHGGPRPPPLYHGPAPPPHGSPQLQPAPPPQARFLYPSLAARTPVNGAGVGAPALAGVAVEQDQPIDLSVRGRPKCCSDSAPSSPPSAAADCDEALDSTDAADRQRRDGRSTPLDLTNKRAAEVPQFG